The Calothrix sp. PCC 7507 DNA segment TTTCGTATTGTGACGATTGGCAGCAAAGGTGGTAGATAATGGAAATCCCTATAGACAGTTTGTGGAATCAGGTACTGGAGCGCTTACAACTAGAATTATCTCGTCCCACCTTTGAAACCTGGATAAAAACTGCTAGTGCGGAGCGGTTAGAAAACAACTGCTTGGTAATATGTACTCCTAACCCTTTTGCGCGTAATTGGTTACAGAAGTATTACATCAATACTATTGCTAATGTAGTACAGGATATTCTCAGTCATCCTGTGGAAATTTATATTACTGTTGCCAAAGGTGATGAAGTTTCTCATCTTCACGAACGAGAAGAGTCTTGGGAATTATCATCGGCGAATCATCTTTCAGAAAATGCTGTCAAAGATAAACAAAAAACTAGTGATTTAAATTCAAAGTATGTCTTTTCACGATTTGTAGTTGGTGCTAACAATCGTATGGCGCACGCTGCATCTCTAGCGGTTGCGGAGTCTCCTGGAAGAGAGTTTAATCCTTTATTTCTATGTGGTGGTGTAGGTTTAGGTAAAACGCACCTCATGCAGGCTATTGGTCATTATCGTTGGGAAATTTGCCCAGATTCTAAAATATTTTATGTTTCAACTGAGCAGTTTACTAATGATCTAATTACAGCTATCCGTAAGGATAGTATGCAAAGTTTTCGCGAGCATTATCGAGCAGCAGATGTGTTGTTAGTTGATGATATTCAGTTTATTGAGGGTAAAGAGTATACACAAGAAGAATTTTTTCATACTTTTAATACTTTACATGAAGCTGGCAAACAGGTTGTTATAGCTTCTGATCGCCCTCCCAATCAGATTCCGCGCTTACAAGAACGCCTTTGTTCTCGGTTCTCTATGGGTTTAATAGCTGATATTCAAACCCCAGATTTAGAAACTAGAATGGCGATTTTACAGAAAAAAGCTGAATACGAAAATATCCGCCTTTCTCGTGATGTGATTGAGTATATCGCTTCTAACTATACTTCTAACATTCGTGAATTAGAAGGAGCTTTAATTCGGGCACTAGCTTATATTTCTATTTGGGGTTTACCTATGACTGTAGAAAGTATCACACCAGTTTTAGAGCCGCCAAACGAAAAAGTAGCAGCAACCCCAGAGGTGATTTTAAAGGTTATTGGTGATACTTTTGACGTTTCAATTGAAGACCTTAAAGGCAACTCTCGACGACGAGAGATTAGCTGGGCACGTCAAATAGGTATGTATCTAATGCGGCAACATACTGCTTTAAGTTTGCCGAGAATTGGTGAAGAATTCGGTGGTAAAGACCATACAACGGTGATCTACAGTTGTGACAAAATTACTCAACTTCAGGAGAGCGATCGCACTTTAGCACAAACTCTACGTCAACTAAGCGATCGCATCAACATGACTAGTCGCTCTCAAAAATAATTTTGGTTTTCCACAAGCAGCACAACTATATATTCATCTTCACACTCCCATATCCAATCGAAAATATTAAGTTGCGTATAAAAATTGATTAAGCTTCAACTCCTTTGTGGAAAAATTCCTATGAATCTGTGGAAAACTTGACAGTTTGTTAAATGAACATTAAATAAGTACAATTACTCTGTGGAAAAACTAGGGGGTTTTTCCACAAGTTTTCCACAGATTGTCATCAACTAAACCATATTTCAAATAAGCTAGTGGTGAGTTTTCCACAATTTCCACAGCGGTAGAGGTAGAAGTAGAGGCAGGAAGTAGGGGGAGATATAATTAATAACTCTTGACCTTTGACTCCTGCCTAATGCCTATTGCCTATTGCCCCATTCCCTAGTTAAAAAGAATGCTACGATATTCACTCATAAGCTGAATCTTGACTATGAAATTAGTTTGCGCGCAAAGTGACCTCAGTACAAACCTTTCCCTCGTCAGCCGTGCAGTACCATCACGACCGACACATCCGGTACTTGCTAATGTACTGCTACAGGCGGATGCTCAAACTAACCAAGTCAGCTTAACAGCATTCGATCTCAGTTTAGGTATCCGTACCAGCTTCACTGCAGAGGTATGGCAAGGGGGAGCGATCGCACTTCCTGCTAAATTACTTGTAGACATCACCTCCCGTCTCCCAGAAGGAGAAATCACCCTCGATGATGAATCAGCTCTCGAAGGCGAAACCTCTGGTGGAGAAGGTTTAATCGTCACCCTCACACCCAAGAGTGGACATTATCAAGTGCGCGCAATGGGAGCCGAAGAGTTTCCGGAGTTACCTGTAATTGAAAATGCAGAAGCACTCCAGCTAACAACAGCAGCCTTGATTGAAGGCTTAAGAGGTTCGCTATTTGCTACTAGTGGAGACGAAACTAAACAAGTGCTGACTGGAGTCCACTTAAAACTTACACAAGACACGCTGGAATTTGCCGCTACCGATGGACATCGTTTAGCAGTAGTGGAAACTAGTAATGAGCGTCCTCTAGGTGGTGGTGGTGAAATAGAAGTGACAGTACCAGCCAGAGCTTTACGTGAACTAGAGCGGATGCTAGTGCATAATTCCGCATCAGATCAACCAGTGGCCTTATCTTTTGATCAAGGTCAAGTTATATTTGAGTGGCAACATCAACGCTTAACTAGCCGCACCTTAGAAGGGCAATATCCCGCTTATCGACAACTCATCCCCCGTCAGTTTGAGCGACAGGTAACACTTGAACGGCGACAATTCTTAAGTACTTTAGAGCGTATAGCTGTACTTGCCGATCAGAAGAATAATATAGTAAAAGTCAGTATTGATAGCGAAGCTCAACAAATTACCTTATCTTGTGAAGCTCAAGAAATGGGCAGTGGTAGAGAATCAATGCCTGCTCAGGTATCTGGAGAAGATATAGAAATTGCTTTTAATGTTAAATATTTGATGGAAGGATTAAAAGCTTTGCCATCTTCAGAAATTCAAATGCACTTAAATCAAAATCTGACTCCGGTGATTTTTACACCATTAGGTGGGTTGAAGATGACCTATTTAGCTATGCCTGTACAACTGAGAAATTAGGGCGATTCTGGAGTCAGAATTCAGGAGCCGGAATATTGGAATAATGGCGAAATAATTTAATCAATGAATATGGTTACAGTTTCAAACCCATAAATTCTAACTCCCCACTCCTCACTCCTGACTTCCCACTTCCCACTCCTGACTCCCCACTCCCGACTCCCAACAAAGAAACAAAAAATCACTATTAAATGTCTGTTTGAGAAAGAGGGTTGAATGGGGTATCAATCGGCAAAGCAGCTGGAAGCTGGTATTATCCCCTAGACTACCTCGCTAAAACTAACTCCTAAGTTAATCAGGCATATAGGCGAAATATTATGCGAGTTTCTTCTGCTGCAATTTTTACATTAGCAACTTTAACTGCTAGTAATGTCACTCAGCAAGCAATGGCTGCACCTGCTACAAACCAGACTCCGGCAGAAAAGGCAGGGAACTTGGTAGTACCAGTGCTTGAAGACTTGTCAACACAGGTAGCACCAATTTCAGCACCAGAAACTGTAGTTGCTCAACAATTTTCTCAAAATCCTGTAGTCGCACCAAAGGTTGTTAACAAATCGTTAGCAATCATAGCATCAAAACCCAAGGCTAATTCCCCCGTCGTTCTTCTCCCTTCTTCTCCCCTACCCGTCGCTTCCCCAGCCCCTGTGATTAACAATGATTTAGTAGTTACAGCTACAGATGTACAGGTAGTAGGAGCTACTCAGGAATTGCAGCAGATTATTCGCCAGGTCATTAAAACCCAAACGGGTGGAGAAACTAGTCAAAGCCAATTGCAAAGAGATGTGACGGCGATTTTAGATACAGGTTTATTTACTACTGCTAACGTCAATAGCCGTAGCACTTCCAAGGGCTTGAATGTAGTGTATCAGGTGCAGCCAATAGTGGTGCGATCGCTACAGCTTTCCGGTGCTAAGGCACTCACCTATCAAGTAGTCCAAAAACAGTTCCAATCTCAAATCGGTACTACTATCAGTCCTGTAGCCCTCCAGGAAGCAGTAAAGCAACTCAACAAATGGTACGCCGACAATGGTTATAATCTAGCAAGGGTTTTATCGATTAAACCGAACCGTGAAGGCATCCTCACTTTAAATGTAGCTGAGGGCTTGGTGGGAGACATCAAGTTTCGCTTTGTCAACGATGAAGGTAAAACCGTTGATAGTAAAGGCAATCCAGTTACAGGTCGTACCAAAACAGATTTCTTACGGCAACAACTTAAGCTGAAATCTGGTCAACTCTTCCAAGAAAATGCGGTACGGCAAGACGTCCAGCAACTGTATAAACTCGGCTTATTTGAGTCCGTGAATGTTGCCTTGGAAGGGGACGCAACCAAAGTAGATTTAGTCTATGAACTCAAAGAAACTGGGGCCCGTGCAGTCAATGTGGGTGGAAGTTACAGCACTGATCAGGGACTGATTGGCACGTTAAACTATCAAGATCAGAATATTGGCGGCGTGAACGATAAATTGGGTGTGAATGTTGGGGTAGGGCTGCGTGACTTCCAGTTTGATACCAAATTTACTAGTCCCTATCGAGAAACTAACCCAGATCGTTTGGGTTATACGATCAATGCCTTTCGCCGTCGGGAATTGTCACAAACATTTGATGACAAAATTGAATTAGCTAACGGTGACAGGGCGCGGGAAGGTCGTATTGGTGGGAGTGTGAGCTTTCAAAGACCCATTGACGACTGGGATACATCCTTGGGATTTAATTATACCCGTATTAATATCAGCGATCGCCAAGGTAATATTACCCCAACTGATGCCAAAGGTAATCCCCTCACCGCCAGCGGAACTGGCACTGATGACTTAACCACCGTATCTTTCACCGCCTCCAAAGACCAACGAGATAATGTCTTGAATCCCACCAAAGGTTCCCTTCTGACTCTGAGTACAGAACAATCTGTGCCTCTGGGACAAGGTAATATTTCCATTAATCGCCTGAAAGCGAATTACAGCCAATATGTACCAGTCCAGTTATTTAGCAGCAAACAGCCACAAGTATTTGCCTTAAATGTGCAAGCTGGCACTGTTCTGGGTAATTTACCACCCTATGAAGCTTTTAATTTAGGTGGTTCTAACTCAGTACGCGGTTATGATTCGGGGAATGTCGGTACTGGTCGCAGTTATGTCTTAGCTTCCGCAGAATACCGCTTCCCCATTTTACCCATAGTTGGGGGTGTATTATTTGCTGATTATGGCTCAGATTTAGGTTCTGGCGACACTGTCTTAGGAAATCCAGCGGGGATGCGAAATAAACCAGGTAGTGGTTTTGGTTATGGCGCAGGAGTCCGCTTCGACTCACCCCTAGGCTTAATTCGGGCTGACTATGGCATTAATGACCAAGGAGAAAGCCGCGTGCATTTGGGTATAGGTCAACGGTTTTAGGGATTGCACTTCGACTGCGCTCAGTGACCAGGGATTGGGGCATTGTCTACGTTCTTTACCTAACCTATGTTTGATTCATCTAGCTCAAAGACTTGTTCATCTAGCTTATCCACTTCAGAACTTTAAATGCCCAATGCCCAATGACTTACCCATATCTTCAAGTTAGTCAAGGGGATGACAATGTATCATGAAAAAGACAAAACTGTGGCGATGATGGGGAAGTTTTCCTATTTAAGGAAAGCAAATTTCTTTGGAAATCCCTTAAGACTCAGGACGCAGTAGCGATCTGCTCACTCAGGACTAAGGAATCAGGACTCTCTATGTTAGCAGGTACAACTTTACAAGGTGGTAAATACACCCTCAACCAGGAAATAGGTCGGGGTGGCTTTGGCATTACATTCAAGGCTACTCATCACTACTTGGATCAGGAGGTGGTGATGAAAACCATCAACGAACGGCTGCGACAACATGCTGATTTTGCTAAGTTCGAGCGTCAATTCCAAGATGAAGCCAGACGATTAGCTACTTGTGTCCACCCTAATATTGTCCGGGTGAGTGACTTTTTTGTCGAAGCTGGGCTGCCTTACATGGTGATGGAATACATTCCTGGGGAAACTTTGGGAGATGCATTTGTGTTACCAGCGATACCTTTACCAGAAGCAACAGCAATTCATTACATCCGACAAATCGCCGCCGCATTGCAGGTAGTACACAATAATGGTTTGCTGCATCGGGATATTAAACCGGATAATATTATCCTCCGCCAAGGAACTCAGGAGGTGGTGCTAATTGATTTTGGCATTGCTAGGGAATTTAATAGTAGTGTCCGCCAGACTCACACGGGGATGGTTTCTGAAGGTTATTCCCCGATTGAACAATATTTGACACAAGCGCCGCGCACACCTGCAACCGATGTATACGGTTTGGCAGCTACTTTGTACGCACTATTAACAGCACAAGTTCCTTTACCTGCATTGTTACGCGATCGCGAAAAAATGCCATCCCCCCGTGAACTACAACCACATCTGAGTGCTGCTGTCAATCAAGCGGTGATGCGTGGTATGGCGGTGGAATCTCGCTTTCGTCCGCCAACGGTTGCAGAGTGGCTGAGGCTGTTACCGGGAACAGGGGTGAATGTAGCACCACAAGCAGTACCAACTCACACAGTCGCCACTATCGATTTATCTACCCAACAGCAAGAAAATCGGTTTGGGGGAACTACCAAAAATCGCATTCCGGTATCGTCAGCGATCGCCAAGGTGAGTGCATCGGCGCAGAAATTAGCATCATCAAAAGCATTTATTGGTAGTGGTGTAGCTGTGGTTGCAGCGATCGCCGGTTTTGGCATCACTAGTATACTCCCCAAATCTCCCAGCCAGTCACCTTCACAACCGCAGTTTGCCAATCCTACAGTCGAGCAAACACCTACTCTCAACCCTACACCCTCAGATTTAGGCAAAGAAACGACAACCGCAGCCCCATCTGATACTGCACCCGTTTCTACATCCTCACGACGCAAGCGCAATCGTCGTCCTGTCGCTGAAAATAGCGATAATAAAACTGAACAATTACCCCAAAATAATTCCGGAGAATCCCAACCTGAAGCTTCACCCAGTTCTTCCCCTTCACAGTCCTTAGTGGAAAAACTTAGGGCGGTTCGCTCATCTCGGAATCCTTCGCCCTCACCATCTTCTACAAAGGATGTGGACTCACCCCAACCTGTAAAGCCGCCAAATTCTGTGGTTATCCCCACACCAGCACCAGCGGAATCCAAAAAATTAGATCCTCCTGCAGTAGTGGTGCCAACTGATGACAATCAACCCCAAAAGGAAGAGAAATCCGAGGAAAAGCCGCAAAATTGATTATTTAGTTAGAAAGACGCGATCAATCGCCGTCTCTACTCTTAATTTCTCCATCAGTTACGGAGGTTTTCAAATCAGTAGGAGTGGGGTTTCCCCTATTGGTGTCAAATTGAGCTACAACGCTTACCCGACATACATTTTACCCCACCCCCAACCCCTCACGCCACTTTGCTCAAGTCGGGAAACCCGCCCACACAAGTGGCTCCCCTTGCTAAGGCTACGGTGTACACACAAGTCGGAAAATCTCACCTGCATTCGTTTTCGTTCGGTAGGGTGCGTTATGGACTAAAGTCCTAACGCACCGCAAATCTCGGATGGTGCGTTAGCCTCCGGCATAACACAACGCCAGTTCCCTCAAGTCGGGAAACCCGCCCACGTGACTGGCTCCCCTACTTTTAAAGGTTTTGGGGTGATTCAATCACTTGTGTGTACACGGTAGCCTTGCTAAGGGGAGGGGTGACGCGAAGAGTGATGGTAAGTGAGTTAATTAAAAATCCACGTTTTGACAAGGGTTTTGCGTTAAGTTGACACCAATGGGTTTCCCCGCCCTTCTCCCAATCCGCACACATGATAGAGGAATAAGATTATTTTTTCCTTTTAGATTTAAAAATAGTATTTTGTACTACACTAAAAAACATCAAACCATAACAGCTAAAAATAGTGATGGTGACAGTAGTAAATATAGGTATATTAAATTCTTTAATCAAAGCCTTAATTAAAATTACTGCTGCAATGCTGAAAATCAAACTACCTATAAATGCTAATAATTTTTTGTACAAAATATCTCCCTACTTATTTGCTATCAGACCTAACGTATTAATAGATTATTTATTTGCTAAAATACTGTAAAAAGTGTTACTAATAAACCTAATAATAAGGGGATTAGCCTGCTCTCTTTTAGTAATCTTTGAAAATTAAATGTATTGCTATTGAACCTTAACTGTGTAAAATCTAAATACATGAAAAATCAAGACAATTCTGCATACGAAAAAAAAACCGATGATTTTTTGGATGTAGTGTCTATCAAAGAAGATTGGGGTGGAGACGGTAGAGGGCGGATGAATTTATCAGGAAGGCAGACAGCCATTTCCCAAGATTATTTACCTCGCCAATACCAATTTTTCGACACAAATGCTGTACCAGAAGAACATGGCTGGCGAGTGAGTGGAATGCCAGAGAATGTCGCAGTTGGCAGTCGTCGATTGTTAACATGGCACGAATTTGGTGCATCAACTTCAAAAGTATCGCTACCACCGAATTTTGAGGCCCCATCTGGCATATTTAATGCAGACTTAGAGATTTTTGTGCTTCGGGGTGCAATTCAAGTGGGTGAGTGGCAACTAAGCAAGCATGGATACTCCTTTATCCCTGCAGGTGTGAAAGTTGGCCCTTGGAAAGTACTGGGTAGTGAGGAAGCAGAAATTCTCTGGATGGAAAATGGTTCAGTCCCATTGCAATATAAAAATGCACAAACTAATCATCCAGATGCTAGGTTGCACGACTTCATTCC contains these protein-coding regions:
- the dnaA gene encoding chromosomal replication initiator protein DnaA, whose amino-acid sequence is MEIPIDSLWNQVLERLQLELSRPTFETWIKTASAERLENNCLVICTPNPFARNWLQKYYINTIANVVQDILSHPVEIYITVAKGDEVSHLHEREESWELSSANHLSENAVKDKQKTSDLNSKYVFSRFVVGANNRMAHAASLAVAESPGREFNPLFLCGGVGLGKTHLMQAIGHYRWEICPDSKIFYVSTEQFTNDLITAIRKDSMQSFREHYRAADVLLVDDIQFIEGKEYTQEEFFHTFNTLHEAGKQVVIASDRPPNQIPRLQERLCSRFSMGLIADIQTPDLETRMAILQKKAEYENIRLSRDVIEYIASNYTSNIRELEGALIRALAYISIWGLPMTVESITPVLEPPNEKVAATPEVILKVIGDTFDVSIEDLKGNSRRREISWARQIGMYLMRQHTALSLPRIGEEFGGKDHTTVIYSCDKITQLQESDRTLAQTLRQLSDRINMTSRSQK
- the dnaN gene encoding DNA polymerase III subunit beta, yielding MKLVCAQSDLSTNLSLVSRAVPSRPTHPVLANVLLQADAQTNQVSLTAFDLSLGIRTSFTAEVWQGGAIALPAKLLVDITSRLPEGEITLDDESALEGETSGGEGLIVTLTPKSGHYQVRAMGAEEFPELPVIENAEALQLTTAALIEGLRGSLFATSGDETKQVLTGVHLKLTQDTLEFAATDGHRLAVVETSNERPLGGGGEIEVTVPARALRELERMLVHNSASDQPVALSFDQGQVIFEWQHQRLTSRTLEGQYPAYRQLIPRQFERQVTLERRQFLSTLERIAVLADQKNNIVKVSIDSEAQQITLSCEAQEMGSGRESMPAQVSGEDIEIAFNVKYLMEGLKALPSSEIQMHLNQNLTPVIFTPLGGLKMTYLAMPVQLRN
- a CDS encoding outer membrane protein assembly factor, which codes for MRVSSAAIFTLATLTASNVTQQAMAAPATNQTPAEKAGNLVVPVLEDLSTQVAPISAPETVVAQQFSQNPVVAPKVVNKSLAIIASKPKANSPVVLLPSSPLPVASPAPVINNDLVVTATDVQVVGATQELQQIIRQVIKTQTGGETSQSQLQRDVTAILDTGLFTTANVNSRSTSKGLNVVYQVQPIVVRSLQLSGAKALTYQVVQKQFQSQIGTTISPVALQEAVKQLNKWYADNGYNLARVLSIKPNREGILTLNVAEGLVGDIKFRFVNDEGKTVDSKGNPVTGRTKTDFLRQQLKLKSGQLFQENAVRQDVQQLYKLGLFESVNVALEGDATKVDLVYELKETGARAVNVGGSYSTDQGLIGTLNYQDQNIGGVNDKLGVNVGVGLRDFQFDTKFTSPYRETNPDRLGYTINAFRRRELSQTFDDKIELANGDRAREGRIGGSVSFQRPIDDWDTSLGFNYTRINISDRQGNITPTDAKGNPLTASGTGTDDLTTVSFTASKDQRDNVLNPTKGSLLTLSTEQSVPLGQGNISINRLKANYSQYVPVQLFSSKQPQVFALNVQAGTVLGNLPPYEAFNLGGSNSVRGYDSGNVGTGRSYVLASAEYRFPILPIVGGVLFADYGSDLGSGDTVLGNPAGMRNKPGSGFGYGAGVRFDSPLGLIRADYGINDQGESRVHLGIGQRF
- a CDS encoding protein kinase → MLAGTTLQGGKYTLNQEIGRGGFGITFKATHHYLDQEVVMKTINERLRQHADFAKFERQFQDEARRLATCVHPNIVRVSDFFVEAGLPYMVMEYIPGETLGDAFVLPAIPLPEATAIHYIRQIAAALQVVHNNGLLHRDIKPDNIILRQGTQEVVLIDFGIAREFNSSVRQTHTGMVSEGYSPIEQYLTQAPRTPATDVYGLAATLYALLTAQVPLPALLRDREKMPSPRELQPHLSAAVNQAVMRGMAVESRFRPPTVAEWLRLLPGTGVNVAPQAVPTHTVATIDLSTQQQENRFGGTTKNRIPVSSAIAKVSASAQKLASSKAFIGSGVAVVAAIAGFGITSILPKSPSQSPSQPQFANPTVEQTPTLNPTPSDLGKETTTAAPSDTAPVSTSSRRKRNRRPVAENSDNKTEQLPQNNSGESQPEASPSSSPSQSLVEKLRAVRSSRNPSPSPSSTKDVDSPQPVKPPNSVVIPTPAPAESKKLDPPAVVVPTDDNQPQKEEKSEEKPQN
- a CDS encoding DUF4437 domain-containing protein, yielding MKNQDNSAYEKKTDDFLDVVSIKEDWGGDGRGRMNLSGRQTAISQDYLPRQYQFFDTNAVPEEHGWRVSGMPENVAVGSRRLLTWHEFGASTSKVSLPPNFEAPSGIFNADLEIFVLRGAIQVGEWQLSKHGYSFIPAGVKVGPWKVLGSEEAEILWMENGSVPLQYKNAQTNHPDARLHDFIPVLDSKLLPWGKTDTTQFIQANKKWLRKDSSGRGTWLLVIFPHYDGRYPMIQSYNEESYALSGYCDVGNYHFAKDHFGYVPSFTTVPRHTTDDGCLFFVRVDRDLSQPGTVLSYSGG